CAGGGTGCGCCAGACCGTGCCCTCGGGGGTGTCGCGCAACTCGACGCCGGCCGCTTCGATCTCGTTCCGGATCGCGTCCGCGAGTGCGAAGTCCTTGGCCGACTTCGCCGCGGCGCGCTCTTCGATCTTCGCCTTTACCCAGGCCTCGTCCACCACCGGCCCGCGGGTCTCCTCGCCTTGGGGCTCCTCGTGGCGCACGATTCCCAGAAGCGCGTTGATGCGGTCGAGAAACCGCATCGCCGCTTCGGCCGAAGCCGCGCTGAGCGCGTCCCCTTCGCGGAGGATCACCCGGGTGCCCTCCAACGCCTTGGCGAGCGCGATCGAAGTGTTCAGGTCGTTGGCCATCGCGTCCAGCGCCTGATCGTAAAGGTCGTCGAGCGTCGCCCCCACCCGGTCTTCGCCGGGGTTGGCGCCTTCCACCGCCTTCTTGGCGGCCTCCTCGCACGTGCGGAACCGGTCCACGTTCTGCGTCGCGTCGCGCAGGGTCTGCAGCGTGAAGTTCAGCGGTTTGCTGTAGACCCCTGAGATCAGCGCGTAACGCAGCGCCAGGGGGTCGGCGTCGTGCTCCTCGAGCAACTGCCGCACCGTGTAGAAATTGCCTTGGCTCTTCGACATCTTCTCTCCGTCGACGAGGAGGAATCGCGTGTGCATCCAGTGCGTGGCGAACGGCTTGCCGGTCAGCGATTCGGATTGGGCGATCTCGCATTCGTGGTGCGGAAAGATCAGGTCCTCGCCGCCCGCGTGCAGGTCGAGCGTCGTCCCCAGATACTCCATCGACATCACGCTGCACTCGATGTGCCAGCCCGGGAAGCCCCATCCCCACGGGCTGTACCACTGCATCAGGTGCTTGTCGTCCTTCTTCCACAGGGCGAAGTCCGCGGGGTACCGCTTGTTCTCGTCCGTCACCACGTTGCGCACGGCTCGATAAAGCTGCTCCTGGTCGCGATTGCCCGACAGCTTGCCGTACCCCTCGAAGCTGGGAACGGAGAAGTACACGCCCGTCGGCGTTTCGTACGCGTGTCCCTGCTCGATCAGCTTCTGGATGGCGAGGATCTGGTCCCGCATGTGCTGCGTGGCCCTGGGCCAAACCAACGGCCGCTGCAGGTTCAGCCGAGACCAATCCTGCTTGAAGGCGTCGGCATAGTGATCGGCCAGCTCCCACACGTTCTGGAACTGCTCGCCCTCCTTGGAGCGCAGGCCCTTCGCCATCTTGTCTTCGCCCGAGGCGTCGGCCATGTCGTCGTCGGTGAGGTGGCCGACGTCCGTGATGTTGGTGACGTAGCTGACGCGCCAGCCCAAGGCCTGGGCCGTGCGGACCACGAGGTCGCCGGAGAGGAACGTACGGAAGTTGCCGATGTGCGCGTAGCTGTACACCGTGGGGCCGCACGAGTAGAACCGAAGGTGGCCGGGCTCGGCCAGCTCGAGGTCTTTGACCTTGCGAGTCAGGGTGTCGTAGAGGCGAAAAGCGCGCGGCTGCACAGGCGAATCTTACCGTGCGGGTACGGTGGGGGACGAACGATGCGCCGATGGAGTCTTCTTTCAGCCGGGCTTGTCGCAGCCCTTCTCGTGATGGCCGCGGCGCCCGCGGGCATTCGCTGGGAGCGCTCCCTGGACGCGGCGATGCGCTCGGCCAGGCGCACGCGGCGTCCGGTGATGATCCTGTTCCTCGACCCCTCGCCCGTGTCCGCGAAGTTCGAGCAAGCCACGTTTGGGGATGCGAAGGTGGTGCGGGCGTCGCGTGCTTGGCACTGCGTGCGCGTCGAGCGGGACCAACAACCCGAGCTGGCGAAGGCGCGCGGCGTCGCGGCGTTCCCCACGGTCGTGTTCACCGATCGAGCCGGGAAGGAGATCGGGCGGCTCGTCGGATCGCGCCCGCCTTCTGAGTGGCTTGAAGACGTGAAGGCGCTGCCCAAGCCGGTGGGTGGTCGCTAGAGGCGGAGGACGGCCTGCGCCAGGGCTTCGCTCAGGGTTTCCAGCCCCTTGGGCGACTTGGCGAACGCCTCGTCTTCCGCGTTGGTGATGACCAACATCTCCACGAGGAGCACGGGCACCTCCGAGTAGATCGAGCCGGTGAGCGCCCCCTGCTTTCCGCCGATCAAGGTGGCACCGTCGGTATGCAGGCCCCGGTCGGGAAGCGAGCCCTTCAAGCGCGCAGCCAGTTCGGTATGGAAGGTTTTCGCAAGCGTTGCGCTGGTCTCGCGGACGGCCTTCGACGGTCCGGTCGCCCCGCCGACCGTGCCGACCTTGTCCGGGTAGTACACCGCAAACCCGCGAGTCGCCCCCGCATCGCAGTGCAGCCGAAGCATCACGTCGGCGCGCGCCTTGTTGGCGATCTCGGCCCGGCGTTGGTTGGTGACCTTCTCGTCCACCGACTGCTTGGTCATCACGACGCGCACGCCCGCACGTTCCAGCTTGTCGCGCACCAGCACCGCGACGCTCCACGCCACCCCGACCTCGGTCAACGTCTTGCCGCGGGCGCCCGATCCGTTTTCGGAGGGATGGCCGGGGTCGATGCAGACGGTCTTGGGCCGCACGGGCGCGGCGGCGAGCCCCATGCCGAGCGCCCACGCGGCGAACGCCAGCACGATCCGCTTACGCATCGGGCGCCTCCACGAGGAATCCCTGCTGGACGCTGTTCATCTCGGTCTGCATGGCCACCAGCCTCGCGTAGATCCCCTGATCCTTGGCGAGCAGCTCTTCGTGGGTGCCGGTCTCCGCGATCCGGCCCTCCTCCATCACGATCAGCCGGTTGGCGTTGCGCAGGGTGCTGAGCCGGTGGGCGATCGCGAACACCGTGCGTCCGCTCACCAGCCGCTCCAGCCCCTCCTGGATCATCCGTTCGGTCTCGGTGTCTACGCTGGCCGTGGCTTCGTCGAGGATCAGCACCTTGGGGTTGTGGAGGATCGCCCGAGC
This window of the Fimbriimonadaceae bacterium genome carries:
- the cysS gene encoding cysteine--tRNA ligase, which translates into the protein MQPRAFRLYDTLTRKVKDLELAEPGHLRFYSCGPTVYSYAHIGNFRTFLSGDLVVRTAQALGWRVSYVTNITDVGHLTDDDMADASGEDKMAKGLRSKEGEQFQNVWELADHYADAFKQDWSRLNLQRPLVWPRATQHMRDQILAIQKLIEQGHAYETPTGVYFSVPSFEGYGKLSGNRDQEQLYRAVRNVVTDENKRYPADFALWKKDDKHLMQWYSPWGWGFPGWHIECSVMSMEYLGTTLDLHAGGEDLIFPHHECEIAQSESLTGKPFATHWMHTRFLLVDGEKMSKSQGNFYTVRQLLEEHDADPLALRYALISGVYSKPLNFTLQTLRDATQNVDRFRTCEEAAKKAVEGANPGEDRVGATLDDLYDQALDAMANDLNTSIALAKALEGTRVILREGDALSAASAEAAMRFLDRINALLGIVRHEEPQGEETRGPVVDEAWVKAKIEERAAAKSAKDFALADAIRNEIEAAGVELRDTPEGTVWRTLR
- a CDS encoding thioredoxin family protein, with product MRRWSLLSAGLVAALLVMAAAPAGIRWERSLDAAMRSARRTRRPVMILFLDPSPVSAKFEQATFGDAKVVRASRAWHCVRVERDQQPELAKARGVAAFPTVVFTDRAGKEIGRLVGSRPPSEWLEDVKALPKPVGGR
- a CDS encoding N-acetylmuramoyl-L-alanine amidase, whose protein sequence is MRKRIVLAFAAWALGMGLAAAPVRPKTVCIDPGHPSENGSGARGKTLTEVGVAWSVAVLVRDKLERAGVRVVMTKQSVDEKVTNQRRAEIANKARADVMLRLHCDAGATRGFAVYYPDKVGTVGGATGPSKAVRETSATLAKTFHTELAARLKGSLPDRGLHTDGATLIGGKQGALTGSIYSEVPVLLVEMLVITNAEDEAFAKSPKGLETLSEALAQAVLRL